From a single Apium graveolens cultivar Ventura chromosome 2, ASM990537v1, whole genome shotgun sequence genomic region:
- the LOC141706842 gene encoding protein DCL homolog, chloroplastic-like, with translation MAYYSIPLAKSLQINLFSNPISPNQSFCSPSIVSYPAHHFNSAWFGALRARRSNQEAYGSDMLRKPESLAGVESKEEGLRKDSDGEEEYVDWEDRILEDTVPLVGFVRMVLHSGKYESGDRLSPEHEKTILERLLPYHPECEKKIGSGVDYITIGYHPDFESSRCLFIVQKGGNLVDFSYWKCLKGLIRKNYPLYADSFILRHFRQRRRSSD, from the exons ATGGCTTACTACTCAATCCCACTTGCAAAATCACTTCAAATCAATCTTTTTTCAAACCCCATCTCTCCAAACCAATCTTTTTGCTCTCCTTCAATTGTTTCTTACCCTGCCCATCATTTTAATTCAGCCTGGTTTGGTGCCCTGAGAGCTAGGAGAAGCAATCAAGAAGCTTATGGTTCCGATATGTTGCGAAAGCCCGAAAGTTTAGCTGGTGTGGAGAGTAAGGAGGAGGGGTTGAGAAAAGATTCTGATGGTGAAGAGGAGTATGTTGATTGGGAAGATAGGATTTTGGAAGATACCGTTCCGCTTGTCGGGTTTGTTAGGATGGTTCTTCACTCTGGCAA ATATGAAAGTGGAGATCGGTTAAGCCCGGAGCATGAGAAAACTATCTTGGAGAGGTTGCTTCCATATCATCCAGAGTGTGAGAAGAAGATTGGAAGTGGTGTTGATTACATAACA ATTGGGTATCATCCTGATTTTGAAAGCTCTCGGTGTTTGTTCATAGTCCAGAAGGGTGGCAATCTGGTAGACTTCTCTTACTGGAAATGCTTAAAAGGGTTGATCAGGAAAAACTACCCACTGTATGCCGACAGTTTTATTCTTAGGCATTTTCGGCAGCGTAGGCGTAGTAGTGATTGA
- the LOC141706841 gene encoding cold-regulated protein 27-like, protein MEGSFPPPGSAVGSDLHRRRNSDPDSQKSDSVGTEWTDEKHNEYLQSMEASFVDQLYNSLDLHGSMSHKEHSSDPKSSRQMHVSTRIPSGQFKVLRDGCWTKINVRRGEPPSRVANDPRDISVNPWVRHYRSGHRHQIHQTVASHSLQGKAILDSKNPFHMLQPNPCHHDSADNNTEVTDQNFVDEDLDKEVASQTGVVDKIKTSVIASTSTDQVVPCREFAVTEDVENISSSVKD, encoded by the exons ATGGAAGGCTCGTTTCCTCCGCCGGGATCCGCCGTCGGCTCCGATCTCCATCGTCGCCGGAATTCCGATCCG GATTCTCAGAAGAGTGATTCAGTGGGCACAGAATGGACAGATGAGAAGCACAACGAGTATCTACAATCTATGGAGGCATCTTTTGTAGACCAATTATATAATTCCTTGGATTTGCATGGCTCGATGTCGCACAAGGAGCACTCATCAGATCCTAAATCCTCCAGGCAAATGCATGTCAGCACTCGCATTCCTTCTGGACAG TTTAAAGTACTTCGGGATGGTTGCTGGACGAAGATTAATGTTAGAAGAGGTGAACCACCATCGCGAGTTGCCAATGACCCACGTGATATTTCAGTGAATCCATGGGTTCGACATTATAGGTCCGGACATAGACACCAAATTCACCAAACTGTAGCAAGTCATAGTTTACAAGGAAAAGCTATATTGGATTCAAAAAATCCGTTTCATATGTTACAGCCGAATCCATGCCACCATGATTCTGCCGACAACAATACAG AGGTGACGGACCAAAATTTTGTTGATGAAGATCTCGACAAAGAGGTGGCGAGCCAAACTGGCGTTGTTGATAAGATCAAAACTTCAGTGATTGCTAGTACAAGCACTGACCAG GTTGTCCCTTGCAGGGAGTTTGCAGTGACAGAAGATGTAGAGAACATTAGCTCTTCAGTGAAAGATTGA